The Penicillium oxalicum strain HP7-1 chromosome IV, whole genome shotgun sequence genome contains a region encoding:
- a CDS encoding Lipase, with protein sequence MKITAAELLALVSLASTAAAAPQKRSVSSTVLAQLSRYAQWSAAAYCSGNTSGANQVVSCSANNCPDVQASGAMMLYEFDSTNTYGDAAGFLAADTTQQQIILSFRGSRTTSNWIANLDTELTSSTLCSGCEVHQGFWLDYQTVAATLKAQIDAALNTYPGYSLVVTGHSLGGALAMLAGLDLNSQGYAPTIYTYGQPRVGNLALAQYITNVGNQWRVTHADDAVPKLPPRLFGFSHASPEYWITSGDNVAVTTGDVTVVTGVNSLGGNDGTLTASVSAHNWYLVDIDACK encoded by the exons ATGAAGATCACTGCTGCTGAACTCCTGGCCTTGGTCAGTTTGGCCTCgacggctgctgctgcaccTCAGAAACGAT CCGTCTCATCCACGGTCCTTGCCCAGCTCAGTCGATATGCCCAATGGTCCGCCGCAGCCTACTGTTCCGGCAACACCAGCGGTGCCAACCAAGTCGTCTCGTGCTCCGCCAACAATTGTCCCGATGTTCAAGCCTCGGGGGCCATGATGCTCTACGAATTCGACAG TACAAACACCTACGGCGACGCAGCAGGCTTCCTCGCCGCCGACACCACCCAGCAACAAATCATCCTCTCATTTCGCGGTAGTCGCACCACCAGCAACTGGATTGCCAATCTCGACACCGAACTCACTTCGAGCACCCTCTGCTCTGGCTGTGAAGTCCATCAGGGCTTCTGGCTCGATTATCAGACCGTAGCCGCAACGCTGAAAGCCCAGATCGATGCCGCGCTGAACACTTACCCCGGTTACTCGCTCGTGGTCACGGGTCATAGTCTGGGTGGTGCATTGGCGATGCTTGCTGGTTTGGATTTGAATAGTCAGGGATATGCACCGACTATT TACACATACGGCCAACCACGCGTCGGTAATCTCGCTCTAGCTCAATACATCACCAACGTGGGCAATCAGTGGCGCGTGACGCACGCCGACGACGCCGTGCCCAAGCTTCCTCCTCGTTTGTTTGGATTCAGTCACGCCAGTCCCGAGTACTGGATTACCAGTGGGGATAATGTGGCGGTGACTACGGGTGATGTGACCGTGGTGACCGGGGTCAATTCGCTGGGTGGTAATGATGGGACGCTGACGGCCAGTGTTTCGGCGCATAATTGGTATCTTGTTGATATTGATGCGTGTAAGTGA
- a CDS encoding Pheromone-processing carboxypeptidase kex1, with translation MADQKLQHTKAFVVEHLDPELGPWSALEYAAIARESHASGARFLLSSVPAELQMPADLAATQGLEVEQRSVEDIFADRKEKVCLLDPAATTELSPEDGDIFEVFLFGGILGDDPPRDRTSELRKKGYTGRRLGPKQMTTDTAVRVTRMIVHDRVPLEEIPYVDYPEILINEHERTEMPFRYVKDAQGEPIMPADVDYTMLSRSILLLLAPALAAAAKSAADYYVHSLPGAPKGPLLKMHAGHIEVDEANNGNLFFWHYQNRHIANRQRTVIWLNGGPGCSSMDGALMEVGPYRLKDDHTLEYNEGSWDEFANLLFVDQPVGTGFSYVNTDSYIHELNEMSAQFIVFLEKFFALFPEYENDDLYLAGESYAGMHIPHIATAIKTRNEKLEKEGKSKWPLKGLLIGNGWISPYDQSPSYFEFSKAAGLIKEGTEDYREIEALNSVCLAALEDPHSKEMVNIGQCESVLHGITHLRSDEGKCVNTYDVRLEDSFPACGMNWPPDLVDITSYLRRQDVREALHVNPAKTAGWTECNSAVSSTFRASHSTPGVRLLPALLESDVNVLLFSGDQDLICNHLGTENLIHNMNWKGATGFETDPGVWAPRHDWSFEGEPAGLYQYARNLTYVLFYNASHMVPFDQPRQSRDMLDRFMGVDIASIGGSPADSRIDGEKLPQTSVGGHPNSTAAEEQEYKKVKEAENHAYAKSGEAILVIVIIGVTIWGFFIWRSRRTHRGYSGVKNPENRTRVRSGSGSVLDRFHPKRSTPADVEAGDFDESELDTLHSPGVSHEHYVVGDDLSDDEGQEHRSMGGRPPATS, from the exons ATGGCTGACCAAAAATTGCAACACACCAAGGCGTTTGTGGTCGAGCACCTAGACCCCGAGCTAGGTCCGTGGTCCGCCTTGGAATATGCGGCCATTGCCCGCGAGTCTCACGCCAGCGGTGCTCGTTTCTTGCTCAGCTCGGTGCCAGCGGAGCTGCAGATGCCCGCCGACTTGGCTGCGACGCAGGGCCTGGAAGTTGAGCAACGGAGCGTGGAGGACATCTTTGCGGACCGCAAGGAAAAGGTGTGTCTGCTGGATCCTGCCGCCACGACGGAATTGAGCCCAGAGGATGGTGATATTTTTGAGGTGTTCCTCTTTGGTGGTATCTTGG GCGATGACCCCCCACGCG ATCGTACTTCTGAGCTCCGTAAGAAGGGCTACACGGGCCGTCGCCTCGGCCCCAAGCAGATGACAACGGATACCGCCGTTCGTGTCACTCGAATGATTGTGCATGACCGAG TCCCATTGGAGGAGATCCCGTATGTGGACTATCCGGAGATTCTGATCAACGAGCACGAGCGGACCGAAATGCCCTTCCGCTACGTCAAGGATGCTCAAGGCGAACCGATCATGCCCGCT GACGTCGATTATACCATGCTTTCACGGTCAATACTTCTGCTGCTGGCCCCGGCGCTAGCAGCAGCGGCCAAGTCCGCCGCAGACTATTATGTTCACTCACTGCCCGGCGCTCCCAAGGGTCCGTTGTTGAAGATGCATGCTGG CCACATCGAGGTGGACGAAGCGAACAATGGCAACCTATTCTTCTGGCACTATCAAAATCGACACATTGCGAACCGACAGCGAACGGTGATCTGGCTGAACGGGGGTCCTGGCTGTAGCTCAATGGACGGCGCGTTGATGGAGGTCGGACCATACCGGCTCAAGGACGACCATACACTGGAATACAACGAAGGGTCCTGGGACGAATTTGCCAATCTGCTTTTTGTGGATCAGCCGGTGGGGACGGGCTTCAGCTACGTGAATACGGACAGCTATATTCATGAGCTCAACGAAATGTCGGCTCAGTTTATTGTATTCTTGGAGAAGTTCTTTGCGTTGTTCCCCGAGTATGAGAACGATGAT CTCTATCTGGCGGGAGAATCATATGCAGGCATGCATATCCCCCACATTGCGACCGCCATCAAAACGCGCAAcgagaagctcgagaaaGAGGGCAAGTCCAAGTGGCCCTTGAAAGGACTGCTGATTGGTAATGGCTGGATCTCGCCTTACGACCAATCCCCATCCTACTTTGAATTCAGTAAAGCGGCGGGCTTGATCAAAGAAGGCACAGAGGACTATCGTGAGATCGAAGCACTCAATTCAGTGTGCCTGGCCGCGCTGGAAGATCCTCACAGCAAGGAGATGGTCAATATCGGCCAGTGTGAGAGTGTTCTGCATGGGATCACCCATCTGCGATCGGACGAGGGCAAATGTGTCAACACTTACGACGTGCGTCTGGAGGATTCGTTTCCCGCGTGTGGCATGAACTGGCCTCCAGACTTGGTGGATATCACCTCATACCTGCGCCGCCAGGACGTGAGGGAGGCCTTGCACGTCAACCCGGCCAAGACGGCGGGGTGGACCGAGTGCAATTCCGCCGTCAGTTCGACCTTCCGTGCCAGCCATTCCACTCCCGGTGTCCGGTTGCTGCCTGCGCTGCTTGAGTCGGACGTCAATGTGCTCCTCTTCAGTGGTGATCAGGATCTCATTTGCAACCATCTCGGTACTGAAAATCTGATTCACAACATGAATTGGAAGGGCGCCACCGGGTTCGAGACCGACCCGGGCGTCTGGGCTCCGCGTCACGACTGGAGTTTCGAGGGCGAGCCCGCCGGACTTTACCAGTATGCGCGCAATCTGACCTACGTCCTCTTCTACAATGCCAGCCACATGGTCCCCTTTGATCAGCCGCGCCAGTCACGCGATATGCTCGATCGATTCATGGGCGTTGACATCGCCAGCATCGGCGGCAGTCCCGCCGACTCGCGGATCGACGGGGAAAAGCTCCCTCAGACCTCAGTCGGGGGTCACCCCAACAGCACCGCTGCCGAAGAGCAAGAGTACAAGAAGGTCAAAGAGGCCGAGAACCATGCCTACGCCAAGTCCGGTGAAGCCATCCTGGTCATTGTGATCATTGGAGTGACCATCTGGGGCTTCTTCATCTGGCGGTCACGCCGCACCCACCGCGGTTACAGTGGCGTGAAGAATCCCGAGAATCGAACTCGCGTTCGATCCGGGTCTGGGTCGGTGCTTGATCGATTCCATCCCAAGCGGTCGACCCCTGCGGATGTCGAGGCGGGTGATTTCGACGAGTCCGAGTTGGACACTTTGCACTCGCCGGGTGTTTCTCATGAGCACTATGTTGTCGGGGATGATCTCAGCGACGATGAGGGGCAGGAACATCGGTCCATGGGTGGTCGTCCACCAGCGACGTCTTGA
- a CDS encoding mRNA stability protein: protein MNPHQQNKVDISSMTPDEQRLLRMYGKMPTKKDLLQNKLKERKYFDSGDYALSKAGKASDVGVTSIGSRHPVPENIPHLTATSPGANNAGGNGGSTAGIGQQIPGSISGHPGSIGFQSRSPVKEGGSFLHRGSSLSEESTTMDTEGADNNDNQEGQESSVSPPPAREGVPIRQ from the exons ATGAACCCCCACCAGCAGAACAAAGTCGACATTAGC TCGATGACCCCAGACGAGCAGCGACTGCTGCGCATGTATGGCAAGATGCCCACCAAGAAGGACTTGCTCCAGAACAAGCTCAAG GAGCGCAAGTACTTCGATTCAGGCGACTACGCCCTCAGCAAAGCTGGCAAGGCCTCCGACGTTGGCGTCACCAGCATCGGTTCACGTCACCCGGTTCCGGAAAACATCCCCCATCTCACGGCCACTTCACCTGGTGCCAACAATGCGGGTGGCAATGGTGGCAGCACTGCTGGCATTGGCCAACAAATCCCCGGAAGCATCAGTGGCCACCCAGGGTCAATCGGATTCCAGAGCCGCTCGCCCGTGAAAGAAGGTGGTAGCTTTCTGCACCGCGGCTCCAGTTTGAGCGAGGAGTCGACGACTATGGACACCGAAGGCGCGGACAACAATGACAATCAGGAGGGCCAGGAATCTAGTGTGAGTCCTCCACCCGCGAGGGAAGGTGTCCCAATCCGTCAGTAA
- a CDS encoding UPF0160 protein MYG1 gives MAEETATKKLKTSSPLIGTHSGHFHADEALAVYLLRLLPTYASSPLLRTRDPAQLETCHTVVDVGGVYDASINRFDHHQRTFDTVFPQFKTKLSSAGLVYMHFGRAIIAQHMSLPEDHADVDLLYKKLYADFIEAIDANDNGISAYDQSAVAAAGLEKRFKDYGVTLASIVGDMNNPDPTSPPGEPQDEDSLFGRASTLIGKVFTRKLHHAANSWLPARTTVGNAYASRTEVHPSGRIMVLPKGGVPWKEHLYNFEREASAGADSQVYYVLYPESSAEDSKWRVQCVSTSESSFESRKPLPEAWRGVRDQDLDGLIASESEKNGQPKLPEGAIFVHASGFIGGHQTKEGAMAMAVRSLD, from the exons ATGGCCGAAGAAACAGCAACCAAAAAGCTTAAGACTTCCTCGCCCTTGATCGGCACTCACAG TGGTCATTTCCACGCCGATGAGGCCTTGGCGGTCTATCTCTTGCGTCTGCTGCCTACCTACGCGtcctctccccttctccgGACTCGGGATCCGGCCCAGTTGGAGACATGCCACACCGTCGTCGACGTTGGTGGCGTGTACGATGCCTCCATCAACCGCTTTGATCATCACCAGCGCACCTTCGACACCGTCTTCCCCCAGTTCAAGACCAAGCTGTCCTCCGCCGGCCTTGTATACATGCACTTTGGCCGGGCCATCATCGCGCAACACATGTCTCTTCCCGAGGACCACGCCGATGTCGATTTGCTGTACAAGAAGCTCTATGCCGACTTCATCGAGGCCATTGATGCCAACGACAACGGCATCTCCGCTTACGACCAGTCTGCCGTCGCCGCTGCCGGCCTGGAGAAGCGCTTCAAGGATTACGGTGTCACTCTCGCCTCCATTGTTGGCGACATGAACAACCCGGACCCCACTAGCCCCCCCGGCGAGCCCCAGGATGAAGACAGCCTCTTTGGCCGCGCCAGTACCCTCATCGGCAAGGTGTTCACGCGCAAGTTGCATCACGCCGCCAACTCATGGCTGCCTGCCCGCACGACCGTCGGCAATGCCTATGCCTCCCGCACCGAGGTTCACCCCTCCGGCCGCATCATGGTGCTGCCCAAGGGCGGCGTTCCCTGGAAGGAGCACCTCTACAACTTTGAGCGTGAAGCCTCTGCCGGTGCAGACTCTCAGGTCTACTATGTCTTGTACCCCGAGAGCTCAGCAGAGGACTCCAAGTGGCGTGTGCAGTGTGTGTCTACCTCCGAGAGCAGCTTCGAGTCTCGGAAGCCGCTCCCCGAGGCGTGGCGCGGCGTGCGTGATCAGGATTTGGATGGCCTGATTGCGTCCGAGTCCGAGAAGAATGGTCAGCCCAAGCTTCCCGAGGGTGCTATTTTCGTCCATGCTAGTGGTTTTATCGGAGGGCACCAGACCAAGGAGGGTGCTATGGCCATGGCTGTGCGCAGTCTTGACTAA
- a CDS encoding Methionine--tRNA ligase, cytoplasmic translates to MASNPILPKEGERNILITSALPYVNNVPHLGNVVGSVLSADVFSRYHKACGRPTLYICGTDEYGTATETKALEEKVSPEELCAKYNKIHQEVYKWFNIGFDHFGRTPTAKHTEISQSIFKRLHENGFLDERTAEQPFCEKHNSFLADRYVEGECPRCHYDDARGDQCDKCGHLLDPFDLINPRCKLDGATPVRRETKHIHLLLDKLQPEVEKWSAESISKGDWPKNSRVITESWLKEGLKDRGITRDLKWGVPVPLEGFDMKVLYVWFEACIGYPSITANYTDKWEQWWRNPENVQLYQFLGKDNVPFHSVIFPATQIGTGDKWTMCHHLSATEYLNYESGKFSKSRGIGVFGTNAKETGVGPDVWRYYLLKNRPETGDTQFEWRPFVDANNSELLAKLGNLVNRVVKLVNASFGGVIPEFTVPESFKPFEDEVTTLLQQYIEEMESVHLRAGVNTAMRLAEAGNGLIQANRLDNSLIANEPERAAAVVGTVLNLIHLLASVFAPYMPGTSDSILEQLNASFLLIPSLEALKAGWKPDSLKAGHKIGKAQYLFSRIDPKKADEWREAFGGSQAERAKKAEDAAKLAAKKAAAKAKKKEKKDKSKAPSGVEATAKGGAESPSVTTDGPQDEAVEKIADGVAQVTLPTS, encoded by the exons ATGGCATCAAACCCAATCTTGCCCAAGGAGGGCGAGCGCAATATCCTGATTACCAGTGCCCTGCCTTACGTGAACAATGTTCCTCATCTGGGCAACGTCGTCGGCTCTGTCCTGAGTGCTGATGTGTTCTCGAG ATATCACAAGGCCTGCGGTCGGCCAACACTATACATTTGCGGAACAGACGAATACGGTACAGCGACAGAGACCAAGGCgttggaggagaaggtgTCACCGGAGGAACTCTGCGCAAAGTACAACAAGATTCACCAAGAGGTGTACAAGTGGTTCAACATCGGCTTTGACCATTTCGGTCGCACTCCCACTGCCAAGCACACCGAGATCTCTCAAAGCATTTTCAAGCGCCTTCACGAGAATGGATTCCTCGATGAACGCACCGCCGAGCAGCCTTTCTGCGAAAAGCACAACTCCTTCCTGGCTGACCGTTACGTCGAGGGTGAATGTCCTCGGTGTCACTACGATGACGCTCGTGGAGATCAGTGCGACAAGTGTGGCCACCTGCTTGACCCCTTTGACCTGATCAACCCCCGCTGCAAGCTCGACGGAGCTACCCCAGTCCGCCGCGAGACGAAACACATTCACCTGCTCTTGGACAAGCTCCAGCCTGAGGTTGAGAAGTGGTCTGCGGAATCAATCAGCAAGGGCGACTGGCCCAAGAACTCCCGTGTCATCACCGAGTCCTGGTTGAAGGAAGGTCTGAAGGACCGTGGTATCACCCGTGATCTGAAGTGGGGTGTCCCGGTCCCTCTCGAGGGCTTCGACATGAAGGTTCTGTACGTGTGGTTCGAGGCTTGCATTGGGTACCCATCGATCACTGCCAACTACACCGACAAGTGGGAACAATGGTGGCGCAATCCCGAAAATGTCCAGCTCTATCAGTTCCTCGGCAAGGACAACGTGCCCTTCCACAGTGTCATTTTCCCCGCCACTCAAATAGGAACTGGCGACAAGTGGACCATGTGCCACCACCTCAGTGCTACAGAATACTTGAACTACGAAAGCGGCAAATTCAGCAAGTCTCGCGGAATTGGTGTCTTTGGTACCAATGCAAAGGAGACCGGCGTCGGCCCCGATGTCTGGCGCTACTATCTGTTGAAGAACCGCCCCGAGACCGGCGACACTCAGTTCGAGTGGCGTCCCTTCGTGGATGCCAACAACAGCGAGCTTCTCGCTAAGCTGGGTAACCTGGTCAACCGTGTCGTCAAGCTCGTCAACGCCTCCTTTGGCGGCGTCATTCCCGAGTTCACCGTGCCCGAGAGCTTCAAGCCCTTTGAGGATGAAGTCACCACTCTACTCCAGCAGTacatcgaggagatggagagcgTGCACCTGCGTGCCGGTGTCAACACCGCCATGCGTCTTGCCGAGGCTGGAAACGGTCTGATCCAGGCCAACCGCCTGGACAACTCGCTCATCGCCAATGAGCCTGAGCGCGCCGCCGCCGTTGTCGGTACCGTCCTGAACCTGATCCACTTGCTCGCCAGTGTCTTCGCGCCTTACATGCCCGGAACCTCCGATTCCATCCTCGAGCAGCTGAACGCCTCTTTCCTTCTGATTCCCTCCCTCGAAGCTCTCAAGGCCGGCTGGAAGCCTGACAGCCTCAAGGCCGGCCACAAGATCGGCAAGGCCCAGTACCTCTTCTCCCGCATTGACCCTAAGAAGGCCGATGAGTGGCGCGAAGCCTTCGGTGGATCCCAGGCTGAACgggccaagaaggccgaaGACGCGGCCAAGCTGGCCgcgaagaaggccgctgccaaggcgaagaagaaggagaagaaggacaagagcAAGGCTCCCAGTGGCGTGGAGGCCACGGCCAAGGGCGGTGCCGAGAGTCCCAGCGTGACGACCGACGGACCTCAAGACGAGGCTGTTGAGAAGATTGCCGACGGCGTTGCCCAGGTCACCCTCCCCACCTCTTAG
- a CDS encoding Nucleoporin GLE2: MASQTIYEDNPFELLISEANDDPAQIQKQYESHRVNRNAQQKAKILADDFPGWSLDEVLRRLDGSAKEEGYVDPRNCLVFWARPPPHIREVVAFVQKELREVAPALWLMPLANLHTTVLEVAHSLTESEIQALVDTLSSSKGVSKESISAYPTQHRTRLFKPMVSFDASALALSFAPTGGLTTEAANAVGGDSVNDDREDRYTYHHLRRDVFDLVRQTGLPVASRYIAPSAHVTVARFITHDGFQIDGNDDEKQVDTLRVKMLMDKIDAVNEVLKSKYWPQDDGQLPKEGEWIVGQDQGLVVRRGRVCFTKLFGAPFPMSLFGSVGATTTTTSAGQTNTTGDISKDVPLNQPPEDSISDLRFSPASEHLAVASWDKKVRIYEINEQGQSEGKALFEHEAPVLSCCWSPDGSKVVGAGADKAARMLDLQSGATTATQVAAHDAPIRSCHMVTHSNAPLLITGSWDKTVKYWDLRQQAPIASVECQERVYTMDVKNKLLVIGTADRYINVINLDQPTKFYKTMQSPLKWQTRVVSCFADASGFAVGSIEGRCAIQYVEEKDSASNFSFKCHRENPPANRDVCNIYSVNSIQFHPVHGTFSTAGSDGTFHFWDKDAKHRLKGYPAVGGPISSTAFNRNGNIFAYAVSYDWSKGYSANTQQTPNKVMLHPVGPDECKPRPGTRKR; encoded by the exons ATGGCCAGTCAGACCATCTACGAGGATAATCCCTTTGAATTGTTGATCAGTGAGGCCAATGATGATCCC GCTCAAATCCAAAAACAATACGAAAGCCATCGCGTCAATCGCAATGCGCAGCAAAAGGCAAAGATCCTTGCGGACGACTTTCCGGGTTGGTCTCTAGATGAGGTTCTGCGTCGGCTGGATGGCtccgccaaagaagagggaTACGTCGATCCCCGCAATTGTCTTGTCTTTTGGGCCCGGCCACCACCGCATATTCGAGAGGTGGTTGCTTTTGTACAGAAGGAGTTGAGAGAAGTTGCTCCCG CTCTCTGGCTCATGCCTCTCGCCAATCTCCACACGACGGTGCTGGAAGTCGCCCACTCGTTGACCGAGTCTGAGATCCAGGCCCTTGTGGACACTTTGAGCTCTTCAAAGGGTGTCTCGAAGGAATCTATCTCTGCATATCCTACACAGCATCGAACCAGGCTGTTTAAGCCGATGGTCAGCTTTGACGCGTCGGCTCTTGCGCTCAGTTTTGCCCCGACAGGAGGTCTGACGACAGAGGCTGCGAATGCAGTTGGTGGTGACTCTGTGAACGACGACCGGGAGGACCGGTATACATACCACCACCTCCGGAGAGATGTATTCGATTTAGTTCGTCAAACCGGTCTCCCCGTGGCTTCACGGTATATCGCACCTTCGGCCCACGTGACGGTTGCGCGCTTCATTACCCACGATGGTTTCCAAATTGATGGAAATGATGACGAGAAACAGGTGGATACGTTGCGGGTCAAGATGTTGATGGATAAGATTGACGCTGTCAATGAAGTCTTGAAAAGCAAATACTGGCCACAAGATGATGGCCAACTCCCCAAGGAGGGAGAATGGATTGTGGGCCAGGATCAGGGACTCGTGGTCCGACGTGGTCGTGTTTG TTTCACAAAGCTCTTCGGCGCGCCCTTCCCGATGTCCCTCTTCGGCAGCGTGGGCGCCACCACGACGACCACGTCGGCAGGCCAGACCAACACGACCGGAGATATCTCCAAAGATGTCCCTCTCAACCAGCCTCCAGAGGATAGTATCTCAGATCTTCGTTTCTCTCCGGCGAGTGAGCATTTAGCTGTCGCATCCTGGGATAAGAAAGTCCGCATCTACGAAATCAACGAACAAGGCCAGAGCGAGGGGAAGGCACTTTTTGAACATGAGGCTCCTGTCTTGAGCTGTTGTTGGTCTCCG GATGGAAGTAAAGTCGTTGGCGCTGGTGCAGACAAAGCTGCACGAATGTTAGATCTTCAATCGGGTGCCACCACCGCTACCCAAGTCGCCGCTCACGATGCGCCAATTCGAAGCTGTCACATGGTCACTCACAGCAATGCGCCGCTTCTGATTACCGGTTCATGGGATAAGACAGTCAAGTACTGGGATCTGCGACAACAAGCGCCCATCGCGTCGGTGGAGTGTCAGGAACGAGTGTACACCATGGACGTGAAGAACAAGCTGCTCGTGATCGGAACCGCCGATCGGTACATCAACGTGATCAACCTTGACCAGCCTACCAAATTCTACAAGACCATGCAATCCCCTCTCAAGTGGCAGACGCGGGTAGTCAGCTGCTTCGCCGATGCCTCCGGGTTTGCTGTCGGCAGTATCGAAGGTCGTTGCGCCATTCAGTAcgtcgaggagaaagacTCCGCCTCCAACTTCTCTTTCAAGTGTCATCGTGAAAACCCCCCCGCCAACCGGGACGTCTGCAACATTTACTCCGTCAACTCGATCCAATTCCACCCTGTGCACGGCACATTCAGCACCGCGGGAAGTGACGGCACATTCCACTTCTGGGATAAGGATGCCAAGCATCGTTTGAAGGGCTACCCGGCCGTCGGCGGACCCATCTCCAGTACTGCCTTCAACCGCAATGGAAACATCTTCGCCTACGCGGTCAGCTACGACTGGAGCAAGGGATACTCTGCGAATACCCAACAAACACCCAACAAGGTGATGCTGCACCCCGTGGGTCCCGATGAGTGCAAACCCCGACCTGGTACCCGCAAGCGGTAG